A stretch of the Arachis stenosperma cultivar V10309 chromosome 6, arast.V10309.gnm1.PFL2, whole genome shotgun sequence genome encodes the following:
- the LOC130934235 gene encoding uncharacterized protein LOC130934235 — protein sequence MITTSDQEDEDKQSKLSQQPEDNSTEKEDRDHQEPEISQQELLKLYAPFPQLLNGAVGKRIYSRFLDLFASLHVNIPFIKAIQQMPAFIKYMKELLPRKSSLKGGQTIVLNKECSALIQPELPAKRKDPGSFHIRCAIGETMFDRALCDLGASINLLPLSLVKRLQINEIMPTDVVIRLADKTQKQAIGVVENVLLKVGKYFLPTDFVILDMEESHTHPIILGRPFLATARALIDVKQGELILRIHDERLSFNIFKFSQEADQEHKEPSKDHNEILKEEASTEVHPTYLETPLVDKQGKQQPSQLKEKLEEPKPLEGCEDNIKTTLEEEVIKSKAISKDTRRKVPRRWRNKKIPTEDFSPGDRVISAYFPDIPPNLPTVPSQLPKVFTINRVLSLEHVEIIDTTNGYKSTVRGDDFKHYQPP from the coding sequence ATGATCACTACGAGTGATCAAGAGGATGAAGACAAGCAAAGCAAACTCTCCCAACAGCCTGAAGACAACTCAACAGAGAAGGAGGATagagatcaccaagaaccagaAATCTCACAACAGGAGTTGCTTAAGCTCTATGCACCATTTCCCCAACTGCTCAATGGTGCTGTGGGAAAGAGAATATACTCAAGGTTCCTAGACTTGTTTGCATCTCTGCATGTGAACATACCATTCATCAAGGCCATCCAACAAATGCCTGCATTCATCAAGTATATGAAGGAACTTCTTCCCAGGAAAAGCTCACTCAAAGGAGGCCAAACTATAGTGTTGaacaaggaatgtagtgccCTTATTCAACCTGAGTTGCCTGCAAAAAGaaaagacccagggagttttcacatccgctgtgccataggagaaacaatgTTCGATAGAGCACTCTGTGATTTGggggcaagcatcaacttacTGCCATTATCCTTGGTAAAGAGGCTGCAAATCAATGAGATAATGCCCACAGATGTGGTCATCAGACTGGCTGACAAGACTCAAAAgcaagcaataggagtggtGGAAAATGTGTTGCTAAAGGTTGGGAAATACTTTCTCCCAACAGACTTTGTCATCCTGGACATGGAAGAGAGTCACACTCACCCAATCATATTGGGGagacccttcctagctacagccagagcactcatagatgtgaAGCAAGGGGAGCTAATATTGAGGATCCATGATGAACGACTCAGCTTTAATATCTTCAAATTCTCACAAGAAGCAGACCAAGAGCACAAGGAACCAAGCAAAGATCATAATGAGATATtgaaggaggaagcaagcacTGAAGTACACCCAACCTATCTGGAGACCCCTTTGGTTGATAAACAAGGGAAACAGCAACCATCACAGCTCAAGGAAAAGTTGGAGGAACCTAAACCTCTAGAGGGATGTGAAGACAACATCAAAACCACCTTAGAGGAAGAAGTCATCAAGAGCAAGGCAATATCAAAAGACACAAGGAGGAAGGTACCAAGGAGGTGGAGGAACAAAAAGATCCCTACGGAAGACTTTTCTCCAGGGGATAGAGTGATCTCAGCTTACTTCCCAGATATCCCCCCTAATCTCCCCACTGTACCATCTCAGTTACCTAAAGTCTTCACAATCAACAGAGTTCTTTCCCTGGAACATGTAGAGATCATTGATACAACCAATGGATACAAGTCCACAGTAAGAGGGGATGACTTCAAGCATTACCAACCACCCTGA